From Aerosakkonema funiforme FACHB-1375:
TGTCAATTTTTACAATACATTTGTACTATCCGTGGGTAGCGATCGCACTCCTGCAAGTGCCTTAACAAAAGTTCATACAGTGTCGATTACTTTTGTCCGACTACTTAGCCCAGAACGCGCCGAGCATAAAAAACAAGAGTTTAGCTTAATAGGGTTTGGCGGTGGGCCGCGTATTTGTCTGGGCATCGCTTTTGCCCAAATGGAAATGAAAATTGTAGCGGCGCACCTGCTGCGTAACTATACCTGGGAATTGTTGCCCGAACAAAATCTCACCTTGGATGCGGTGCCGATGCTGCATCCCAAGGATGGGTTGCGGGTCAACTTTCGGCGCATTTAACTAAACGGACGGAGTTTGAATGGGCAGTAAAATTTGCGA
This genomic window contains:
- a CDS encoding cytochrome P450, whose amino-acid sequence is VNFYNTFVLSVGSDRTPASALTKVHTVSITFVRLLSPERAEHKKQEFSLIGFGGGPRICLGIAFAQMEMKIVAAHLLRNYTWELLPEQNLTLDAVPMLHPKDGLRVNFRRI